A window of Deltaproteobacteria bacterium genomic DNA:
CAAAACAAGATTGGCTGAAATTCTATTGTTATCTTTCCAATTTATTAAGATGTTTTTGACTTCAGATATTTGTTCATGAAAGATAAAATAAACTTCCGACGCATTCGCAACTATCCTTGGATTTGAAGAAAGTAAATAGTTCTGCAACAAAGAGCTCCAAGAATCCGACCACATTTCTTTGTTAATAAAATGAGGGATTAAATTCAAAATGCCTGATAAAAATAAGTTTTCGGTCTGTTTTCTTTGAATAACTTCAAAATGGTCTGACAATATTTGATACAGTCTCTGACATATTAAAGCATCAGGAACCGAAACAGAGATCTTCTTTAAAGATTGTAATAGATAGAAAATGGGCTCCATTTTCTCTGCCTGAAAATATTTATCAATTAGAACTAAAGACTCTAAAATATCATTTTGACTTCTAAAGTAATCTAAATAATTCATTTTATATCTAAAAATTTCTCTATCCTCTTCCCTTAACACATTGACAAAGTAAGCATCTAAAGACACAAATTCTTTGATTTCAACTACAGGAACTGTTTCTTCAAAACCTTTTAATTGAACCATTTTTCGGTTAACACCTTGAAAAAAATTATCCCAATGATGATAGCTCGCCTCTAGAACAACCAAGGAATTTTCAGACTTATCTGAAACACAGCCCAGTAGCCTCACCGACTCAATTAACGGCACACCGGCAAAAGCAAAACCTGTATTTAGTTTAACAAATTTTAGGTTTCCATTCGAAATCGATGATTTTAACAAAAATCGGTGACCAAATTGATCATTCACTTTTTTGTCCAGTTTCTTTGCCCACTCAAATATGGATTTCACCGCAAATAGCGCTTTCAGCTCTGGAACCAAAGGATCACTTTTATGACCTTTAAAAATAAAAATAACCTCATCTCCGATAATTTGATAAATTTCACCGTGATAGCGGTTGATGATATCATTTGTTACTTCAAAATATTCATTTAATATTGAAACAATATGTTCCTCTTTTTTTTCAAGAAAGATTTGCGTGTAACCATTCAAATCAATGCGCACCACACTCACTTGAAGGCTGGTCAAACTGGGTGTCTTTTTGCGAATCTCCGACGCCAGGGCCTCACCCACCGTATTTTGTAGCAAATGAATACTTTGCCGACTGTGAAGATTTATTTTGTCCAACATCCTGGTCGAATCCAACAACGTCTGCGCTTCCTTGCTGGATGTTTTGAGTCTAGCCAACTTCTCTTTATTTCCACTCTGTAATAGTTGTTCTATAATTACAAAATCTTTTAAAATCAGAAAAATAAGCAAGCCGACAAAAATCGTAATTATAAAAACGTCTTTTATAAATGGTATTAGATTCTCTTTATGTTCCCATTTCAGAAAATGAATTAAATTGGAACTGTACCCCACAATAAGAATATAGTTATCAATTTTAATAGGTTTTACTGTCCTTAAATCAAACACATGAAATTGATCAAAATGAATGAAATTATAGGTATCAAGTATTTTACAAGCAGATCTGTTCGTATCTAAATACATCTCTTGAAGAACTTTTTCGCCATCCTTGAAACAATAGTAATCAATAAATTTAAGCTTAACAGCATTCTGAAGCTGTTCTCTTAAAAGATCAAAATTTTCAGATAATATAAAGTCCTTGGAGTTATTTAAAATAAAATCAATGTTCTGATTTCGTAAATCATCAATTCTCGCCTTAGCCTGAATGGTCGTAAAGGTTGTCTGAACAATACTCAACAACATATACCCAAGCCAAAAAGCGATTAATAGTACAACCACAAATGATTTTTTTTTAAGTATCATTTATTCTTACTCGTTCCACGAAGTGGCTTTGAAAATCGAACTCCTTTGTCATCGATTCGAACGATGTAACTAGGGCCAACACTGCTGGTATCGCCTGTCTCATCTGAACTATCTGTGTTACTTGTATTTTTTGGTTTAGCTGCCCTGCCAGCAACATCAGAATCACGACCCTTAGTCGGATCAAATACGGTATTTCCCGTTCTTCCATCGAAAACTTTTACATTATATTCTTTTAAACGACCGACTAACTCTTTTTGTGCTTTTTCCACAATTGGATCAACGTCAGTTCTAGCCCCACCCACGCGATCAGTAAATTTAGATGCCGGTCCTCGTGAGTTTCCACCTGGACTTTGATTTTGAACAAATGTATTCTTAATCAAGTAGTCTAATTGGGGAAAGTTTTGACCATAGCGCAAGACGGTCTCAAGATCCTTTACGTTGTCTATCCTAGTAAGAGCATTAACAAATTGATTTAATTCTTTTTTGTCTTTTGCAGTTAAAGGCCGTACTTCCGTATTTTTTTGACTTGTCGTTGACGCCGGTCCTAAACCTGAAGCAGCTCCTTTGCCTATAACTGAGCCTGAACCTACATTGCCACCCAACCGAGTCAGCCCCGCCGAACCCACTTGCAATCCACCAGATCCGGCCCCAGATCCAGCAGCGAAAGTACTTTCTGGATTTGTCCCAGGCGGCACCCCACCTGTCTGTTTTCCATTTTGATTATCGATACTCAAGCGGCCAGCTACCTTATTTTTACCATCAAGAATATTGACCGCCCGACCGCCATTAACTGCAGTTGAAGCAGCAACGGCATCACCAGATTCACCACCTGCAAGACCTGCCTTCACCCCTCCAGGAGCAATCGAAATAGAATCATCTCCCGATGAACCAGCTATTTTATTTGAGGATGATGGAGGTCTTGAATTTCGTTCTTTTTTTCCAAATAATTTGGAAGCAGGAGCTCGCGAACCATTATTTTGTGAGCTGTCATTTCCGCTTGTATCGTGATTTTGATTTCCATTTTCTTTGTGTTCTCCAGCAAAAAACTTCTCATCTAGATAATCAATTGCTTCTTGCGTTCGTTTATAAACACCAGCATTAAACATATCTCCTGCTGAAGCCGCAACTTCGGGGGTAACAATTCCACTATTTTTTTCTAACATTTCATCGATTTTGGCTAAAGTTCCTTTGACAAGTATTGGGTCTGACATCTCAGCAGGCTTTGGAATTAGTTTGGGAGTTTGGTTTTCCAATCCGCTAGTATCCGCACGTGCCACTTCAGCCCCAGAGTCTTTGTTTGATGCAATCAATGTATCTTTATTTGCATAACGACCATCAGCTCTTCCATTAACACAATTAATATTTTTTATAGGTAATACATTTTGAATTTTCATACATAAAAACTGATTCATATTTAATTTACTCTCTTCAAAAAAGTGATTCATCAAACCATCACAATTTTTAAGATCATTATCAATAAAATTTATCAGGCTCAAAGAAACTTTATCTGCAATTCTTATCTTTGAACTTTCTGAAATAGCCTTGTTTTCCCGATTTTTGATATCTGCAAAGCAGCTTTTTCTTAGATAGTCAGAATTTACAAATTTTTTAAGAAAGTTTTTTAGGTATCTTTTTTCTTTATCCTCAAGTTGCCCACAAGAATTGTTAATTTTGTTTTCAATTTCAAATTTATCAGTCCACTGTGAAACCAACTGATCAGACAAAATGTACTTTTGAGCAATTTCAAACTTATTCTTCGAGCAACTTTCTTGATGAGCAACCTGTTCGGTTTCTTCAAAAAATCTATCTGAGTGTATTCCATTTTTGCAATCATCGATTGTTTCACATGAAATGTTTTTTCCGTGATCCAAATCACAGATTTTATGTGTTTTGTCTTGATAGGATAATTTGTTGATAGAACTAATTTTAGAATTAATGAACTGAACATTATATTTTTTAATTTCGACATTTATATCTGCTTCACATTCGTCTCTTTCTTTATCTTCCAAGCAATTCACGCTTATTTCTTTGCCTTCACAAATAAATTTATATTCAATATTGCCTTTTAATCCTAGAAAAAGACAATCAGCAAAGCTATAAAAGGAAAATATAATTAATAGGAAAATTAACTTATTAATGTGGTTCACATATAATTAATCGGAGAAAAATAAGAAAAAGTTAATTGCAATTTTCTGC
This region includes:
- a CDS encoding adenylate/guanylate cyclase domain-containing protein, with the protein product MILKKKSFVVVLLIAFWLGYMLLSIVQTTFTTIQAKARIDDLRNQNIDFILNNSKDFILSENFDLLREQLQNAVKLKFIDYYCFKDGEKVLQEMYLDTNRSACKILDTYNFIHFDQFHVFDLRTVKPIKIDNYILIVGYSSNLIHFLKWEHKENLIPFIKDVFIITIFVGLLIFLILKDFVIIEQLLQSGNKEKLARLKTSSKEAQTLLDSTRMLDKINLHSRQSIHLLQNTVGEALASEIRKKTPSLTSLQVSVVRIDLNGYTQIFLEKKEEHIVSILNEYFEVTNDIINRYHGEIYQIIGDEVIFIFKGHKSDPLVPELKALFAVKSIFEWAKKLDKKVNDQFGHRFLLKSSISNGNLKFVKLNTGFAFAGVPLIESVRLLGCVSDKSENSLVVLEASYHHWDNFFQGVNRKMVQLKGFEETVPVVEIKEFVSLDAYFVNVLREEDREIFRYKMNYLDYFRSQNDILESLVLIDKYFQAEKMEPIFYLLQSLKKISVSVPDALICQRLYQILSDHFEVIQRKQTENLFLSGILNLIPHFINKEMWSDSWSSLLQNYLLSSNPRIVANASEVYFIFHEQISEVKNILINWKDNNRISANLVLAQLKKELAKKETETVIQWIKSGTPLFQASALYLIEELISHYYKKDEVVYTTNDFLAKLKQEGLKLLGHQNEMVRLRASILEKTILEKKNKASNQEDFES